One window from the genome of Alkalihalobacillus sp. LMS6 encodes:
- a CDS encoding tyrosine-protein phosphatase: MIDIHSHILPGLDDGAKTIEESIAIAEEAVSEGITKMVATPHHQHPSFPLLDGSHLHDAVAELNQELEKQRIPLTVLPGQEIRLYGDIQSDLASGASLSLGNSKYVLVEFPSNDIPVYTSRLFYDLGSQGYIPVIAHPERNKVIMDSPNKLYELIKNGALAQLTSSSLTGYFGKDIQKLSEQLMEASLVHVIASDVHNTANRTLRMREAYAYVEERFDSNLMYEYQENARLMIENKHIYLNPPERVGKKKKKLFGFF, from the coding sequence ATGATTGACATTCATAGTCATATCTTACCTGGGCTGGATGATGGTGCGAAAACCATTGAAGAGAGTATTGCCATTGCCGAAGAAGCAGTTAGTGAGGGCATTACAAAAATGGTGGCAACGCCTCATCATCAGCATCCTAGCTTCCCACTTTTAGATGGGTCCCATTTACATGATGCCGTGGCGGAACTAAATCAAGAGCTTGAAAAGCAACGCATTCCTTTAACAGTCTTACCTGGTCAAGAAATACGGTTATATGGGGACATCCAAAGTGATTTGGCTTCAGGAGCGAGTTTAAGTTTAGGAAACAGTAAATATGTTCTTGTTGAGTTTCCTTCTAACGATATCCCAGTTTACACAAGTCGGTTGTTTTATGATTTAGGGTCTCAAGGATATATCCCAGTTATTGCTCATCCTGAACGTAATAAAGTCATCATGGACTCGCCTAATAAGCTATATGAATTAATAAAAAATGGGGCACTTGCGCAATTAACGTCCTCAAGTTTAACCGGTTATTTTGGAAAGGATATTCAGAAATTAAGTGAACAATTAATGGAAGCAAGCCTTGTTCACGTCATTGCGTCTGATGTACATAACACAGCAAATCGTACGTTACGAATGCGTGAAGCGTATGCTTATGTGGAAGAACGCTTTGATTCAAACCTAATGTACGAATACCAAGAAAATGCGCGGCTAATGATTGAAAACAAGCATATCTATTTAAACCCTCCAGAAAGAGTAGGGAAGAAAAAGAAGAAATTATTTGGGTTCTTTTAA
- a CDS encoding CpsD/CapB family tyrosine-protein kinase, translated as MARSTRNKKGQVQKKRQLIADVSKHSPITEQYRNIRTNIEYSAIDTDIRTLLITSAGPGEGKSTTASNLAVVMGQNGQSVLLIDADMRKPTAHYTFGVMNTHGLTNVLTRQHKLVDVAQETSIENVSLLTCGPIPPNPAELLNSKMMELVINEASQNFDVVILDTPPVMAVADAQILSSKVDGTIIVTSSGKTDRDQLEKAKANLEKAKANLLGVVLNNKPIDQSTYYYYQ; from the coding sequence ATGGCCAGGTCAACACGTAATAAAAAAGGTCAAGTACAAAAGAAACGACAGTTAATCGCTGATGTAAGTAAACATTCGCCGATTACTGAACAATACCGTAATATCCGTACAAATATTGAATATTCCGCTATCGATACTGACATACGTACATTACTGATTACATCTGCAGGTCCTGGTGAAGGGAAATCAACAACCGCTTCGAATTTAGCCGTAGTGATGGGGCAAAACGGACAAAGTGTCTTATTAATTGATGCAGATATGCGAAAGCCGACGGCACACTATACGTTTGGTGTGATGAATACCCATGGCCTCACAAATGTATTAACAAGACAGCATAAGCTTGTTGATGTTGCTCAAGAAACATCGATCGAAAATGTTAGCTTATTAACATGTGGTCCGATCCCGCCAAACCCAGCTGAGCTGTTAAATTCAAAAATGATGGAACTTGTCATCAATGAAGCAAGCCAAAATTTTGACGTTGTAATCCTTGATACGCCACCGGTTATGGCTGTAGCAGACGCACAAATTTTATCAAGCAAAGTCGACGGTACCATCATTGTGACATCAAGTGGGAAAACCGATCGTGATCAATTGGAAAAAGCAAAAGCAAACTTGGAAAAAGCGAAAGCAAACCTTCTTGGCGTTGTCTTAAACAATAAGCCAATCGATCAAAGCACATATTATTATTATCAATAA
- a CDS encoding multidrug efflux SMR transporter, translating to MWILVIIAGVFEVGWATGLKYASSPFEWTLTAIGIVISFTLLVRAATVLPTSTVYAIFVALGTVGTVFVDIVLFNAPFNIWMLFFIVLLLAGVLGLKLVTADKKVERVDEA from the coding sequence ATGTGGATTTTAGTTATTATAGCAGGTGTCTTTGAAGTTGGCTGGGCAACTGGTTTAAAATATGCGAGTTCACCCTTTGAATGGACCCTAACTGCCATTGGAATTGTTATTAGTTTTACTTTACTCGTTCGTGCTGCTACTGTGTTGCCAACGAGTACAGTATACGCAATTTTTGTCGCGTTAGGTACTGTTGGAACTGTATTTGTTGATATTGTGCTATTTAATGCGCCGTTTAATATATGGATGCTCTTTTTTATTGTCTTATTACTCGCAGGTGTGCTTGGGCTGAAGCTTGTGACTGCTGATAAGAAGGTAGAAAGGGTGGATGAAGCATGA
- a CDS encoding LCP family protein — MKKKTALKVTALIFGILFLAVIGVGLYIFNDIRSTANEMYEPLGDRQGSSPIREIEIQDGEPISVLLAGVDHTPGREEDVVGRSDSIVVMTLNPTDGSTKMLSIPRDTRVDIVGRGTTEKINHAHAYGGPEMLINTVEEAFNIPIDHYAGINMEGFTRLIDAFNGVQVYNDLSFTMDGSQFPEGTIELDGEEALKYTRMRYDDPRGDAGRANRQRDVIEALMNEAASLSSVTKAGEILDVLGSTVRTDLSLGDMWSYQSDYMDALNQVEQIEVNYTGQTIDGLWYAIVSDEEKARVRDEMRSHLDI, encoded by the coding sequence ATGAAGAAAAAGACGGCATTAAAAGTTACAGCACTTATCTTCGGCATTCTTTTTTTAGCGGTGATTGGCGTTGGCCTTTATATTTTTAATGACATTCGCAGTACAGCGAATGAAATGTATGAGCCATTAGGCGATCGTCAAGGTTCATCTCCAATAAGAGAGATTGAGATTCAAGATGGAGAGCCTATTTCCGTACTATTAGCTGGTGTGGACCATACGCCAGGCCGAGAAGAAGACGTTGTTGGTCGCTCAGATTCCATAGTCGTGATGACCTTAAACCCTACAGATGGATCAACAAAAATGTTATCGATCCCGAGAGATACAAGGGTTGATATTGTTGGCAGAGGGACAACTGAAAAGATTAACCACGCCCATGCTTACGGTGGTCCAGAAATGTTAATTAATACGGTAGAAGAAGCGTTTAATATTCCAATTGATCATTACGCAGGTATTAATATGGAGGGATTCACACGTTTAATTGATGCATTTAATGGCGTGCAAGTGTATAACGATTTATCATTCACAATGGACGGCTCTCAATTTCCTGAGGGAACGATTGAATTAGATGGAGAGGAAGCATTAAAGTATACGCGGATGCGCTACGATGATCCACGTGGGGATGCCGGCCGTGCGAATCGTCAGCGCGATGTAATCGAAGCATTAATGAACGAGGCTGCTTCCTTAAGCTCCGTTACGAAAGCTGGCGAAATTTTAGACGTACTTGGCTCGACTGTTCGTACAGACTTATCTTTAGGCGATATGTGGTCTTACCAATCAGACTATATGGATGCACTAAACCAAGTTGAACAAATCGAAGTGAATTATACCGGACAAACCATTGATGGCTTATGGTATGCGATCGTATCCGATGAAGAAAAAGCACGGGTTCGAGATGAAATGCGTAGCCATTTAGACATTTAA
- a CDS encoding long-chain fatty acid--CoA ligase, which produces MMNTPLTIPPMLERAERYFPTKQVISRTLDKTHRLTYKDIGKRTRALASVLTELGLKRGERVGTVAWNHHRHLEAYFAAPGVGAVLHMINMRLSADHLVYVINHAEDRILLIDEDLLPVIEAVQDKLTTVHTFIVLTDKEQLPESTLRPLYSYESLLEKGNPQFPFLEDLDEHEPAAMCYTSATTGKPKGVLYSHRGITLHSLVQGMVDTTALSENDVCMPVVPMFHVNAWGLPFSATFYGATQVLPGPQFTPQLLAELIENERVTFTGGVPTIWLGLLQVVQKGNYDLSSLRAVICGGSAAPKSMIETFEKKLKVPFFHAYGMTETSPIVSYSRLKSHQQNWDEADRFNVRATQGMAVPLIDLKGVNENGEIAWDGKEMGELLIRGPWIADQYHEDDRSDQAFRDGWLHTGDVVTIDEEGSIKIVDRTKDLIKSGGEWISSVDLENAIMGHEAVLEAAVVAVPHEKWQERPVACVVLKEGQNATKEEINDYLAQQFAKWWLPDDVIFMDQLPRTSVGKFLKRALRDEIVKAR; this is translated from the coding sequence ATGATGAATACACCGTTAACCATTCCGCCAATGCTTGAACGAGCGGAACGATATTTTCCAACAAAGCAAGTCATTTCAAGAACACTGGACAAGACACACCGCTTAACGTACAAAGATATTGGCAAGCGCACACGAGCTTTAGCAAGTGTTTTGACAGAGCTTGGTCTTAAACGAGGGGAACGAGTTGGGACGGTAGCTTGGAATCATCACCGCCATTTAGAAGCATATTTTGCCGCTCCTGGGGTTGGCGCCGTTTTGCATATGATTAATATGAGGTTATCTGCCGACCATCTTGTCTACGTGATTAATCATGCTGAAGATCGAATTCTTCTTATTGATGAAGATCTATTGCCAGTAATTGAAGCGGTTCAAGACAAGTTGACGACTGTCCATACGTTTATTGTGCTGACAGACAAAGAGCAACTGCCTGAATCGACGCTTCGTCCGCTTTATTCTTATGAATCATTACTGGAAAAAGGAAATCCACAGTTTCCGTTTTTAGAAGATCTTGATGAACATGAACCTGCGGCGATGTGCTACACATCTGCTACAACAGGAAAGCCTAAAGGTGTTCTTTACTCACACAGAGGGATTACCCTTCATAGTCTGGTTCAAGGAATGGTTGATACTACGGCGCTTTCAGAAAATGATGTATGTATGCCGGTCGTTCCGATGTTCCATGTAAATGCATGGGGACTACCGTTTAGCGCAACGTTTTACGGAGCAACCCAAGTGCTTCCCGGTCCTCAATTCACACCACAATTATTAGCAGAGTTGATTGAAAACGAGAGAGTTACGTTTACAGGCGGCGTCCCGACCATTTGGCTTGGTTTGCTACAGGTTGTTCAAAAAGGAAACTACGATTTAAGTAGCTTACGTGCAGTGATTTGCGGTGGTTCTGCTGCGCCAAAAAGTATGATTGAAACCTTTGAGAAAAAGCTTAAGGTACCGTTTTTTCATGCATATGGCATGACTGAAACATCACCGATCGTATCCTATTCACGCTTAAAAAGCCATCAACAAAATTGGGACGAAGCCGATCGATTTAACGTACGTGCCACACAAGGAATGGCTGTTCCGTTAATTGATCTGAAAGGCGTGAATGAGAATGGAGAAATTGCGTGGGACGGTAAAGAGATGGGGGAGTTGCTAATCCGTGGCCCTTGGATTGCCGATCAATACCATGAAGATGATCGAAGTGACCAAGCTTTTCGCGATGGCTGGCTTCATACAGGTGATGTTGTAACAATTGATGAAGAAGGCTCGATAAAGATTGTCGATCGTACGAAAGATTTAATTAAAAGCGGAGGAGAATGGATCTCATCTGTTGATTTAGAAAATGCGATAATGGGTCATGAAGCCGTTCTTGAAGCGGCGGTCGTCGCCGTTCCTCATGAGAAATGGCAAGAGCGCCCCGTTGCATGTGTGGTTCTTAAAGAAGGACAAAACGCGACGAAAGAAGAGATTAACGACTATTTAGCGCAACAATTTGCGAAATGGTGGCTTCCAGATGACGTTATTTTTATGGATCAACTGCCGCGAACGTCTGTCGGAAAATTTTTGAAGCGAGCGTTACGCGACGAAATCGTAAAGGCGAGATAA
- a CDS encoding SDR family oxidoreductase, which translates to MNVLVIGANGQVGKHVVKQLKESEHTSIAMVRKEEQVATMNDLGAGEVVIADLEDDFSHAFKQADAVIFAAGSGGSTGADKTLVIDLWGAIKSFQYAEKASINHFVQLSSIGAGDPDGQPDKIKHYMVAKAVSDQMLMSTSLSYSIVRPGPLTNEEATGKIKVADAFNNVGEDSITRADVATALIDSLTNKATHGKAFEILAGEEEISNALSSLK; encoded by the coding sequence ATGAATGTACTCGTAATTGGTGCAAATGGACAAGTAGGAAAGCATGTTGTCAAGCAATTAAAGGAAAGTGAACATACGTCAATCGCAATGGTTCGTAAAGAAGAGCAAGTCGCGACAATGAACGATTTAGGAGCAGGTGAAGTGGTTATTGCTGATTTAGAAGATGATTTCAGTCATGCCTTTAAACAAGCTGATGCTGTCATTTTTGCAGCCGGCTCAGGTGGTTCTACTGGAGCTGACAAAACGTTGGTTATTGATTTATGGGGTGCCATCAAGTCGTTTCAATATGCCGAAAAAGCATCGATCAACCATTTTGTTCAACTAAGTTCTATTGGTGCCGGCGACCCAGACGGCCAACCTGACAAAATTAAGCATTATATGGTGGCGAAAGCCGTATCTGATCAGATGCTTATGTCTACATCTTTATCTTATAGCATCGTCCGCCCAGGTCCGTTAACGAATGAAGAGGCTACTGGGAAAATTAAAGTGGCTGATGCATTTAATAATGTTGGTGAAGATTCCATTACACGTGCAGATGTCGCTACTGCGCTCATTGATTCTCTCACGAACAAAGCAACACACGGAAAAGCATTTGAAATTCTCGCTGGTGAAGAAGAGATTTCAAACGCCCTTTCCTCTCTTAAGTAA
- a CDS encoding YveK family protein encodes MEETISLKEIFQTLKQRWKLLVAIPLLAMLAGALVSAFILTPKYERSAELLIYQAGTEEGVTQNDVRTSLELVGTYTQIIKSPRILNEVIDNQNLDYSLSTLQNMVSVTNQNNSQVLLVTVEADDPVEATDVVNELSSVFETQIPDILSTDNVTILSEAVVGEDPSPSSPNTILNMAIAFVVGLMGAVGLAFLLEYLDTTVKTEKDIEKILDLPVLGAVSTMDAVETTRKSS; translated from the coding sequence ATGGAAGAAACGATTAGTTTGAAAGAAATCTTTCAAACATTAAAACAACGGTGGAAATTGTTAGTAGCAATTCCATTGTTAGCAATGTTAGCTGGTGCACTTGTTAGTGCTTTTATCCTTACTCCAAAGTATGAACGTTCAGCGGAACTCTTAATCTATCAAGCTGGTACAGAAGAAGGCGTCACGCAAAATGATGTCCGAACAAGCTTAGAGCTGGTAGGAACGTACACACAAATTATTAAAAGTCCCCGCATTCTAAATGAAGTAATTGACAATCAAAACCTAGACTATAGTCTTAGTACACTACAAAACATGGTGTCTGTAACAAACCAAAATAATTCCCAAGTCTTACTCGTTACAGTTGAGGCTGATGATCCAGTCGAAGCGACTGACGTTGTAAATGAACTATCAAGCGTATTTGAAACGCAAATTCCTGATATTTTGAGCACAGACAACGTAACTATTTTATCAGAAGCAGTGGTAGGAGAAGATCCATCGCCATCAAGTCCAAACACAATCTTAAATATGGCAATCGCATTTGTTGTAGGATTAATGGGCGCAGTAGGTCTAGCTTTCTTACTAGAATACTTAGACACTACGGTAAAAACAGAAAAAGATATTGAGAAAATCTTAGACCTCCCTGTGCTTGGAGCTGTCTCAACGATGGATGCAGTTGAAACAACAAGGAAATCGTCATAG
- a CDS encoding FtsW/RodA/SpoVE family cell cycle protein, translating to MERDKHWRDRIDYTLLFLVFLLLCISAMAIYAGTTAQYVSDEAYRHVFVLSQARWMAIGAILIVIIMMIDYEYFKYLTIPLYAFGMILLLIVEFFGVTVNNATRWIGINGSAIYQPSEIMKIILVLTLAHLVFYLNRRYPEQGLRADLIKLGLIVAVSLPPIFLVLKQPDLGSALVLVSIVAVAILVSNMSLKMILSLAGMAAVFVAFIFYLFFNYVDLLIAWEILESHQLERIYGWLYPEEYASSYAMQTLGATIGIGSGQLTGVGFLNSVQAANAAIPEMHTDFIFAVIGEEFGFIGSTFVICVFFLLIYRMVVLAMASKDLYGTYIIAGIAGMLTFQIFQNIAMTVGLMPVTGIALPFLSYGGSALMTNLIAIGVVLNIAMRQKSYMFETSREAANMERVRG from the coding sequence ATGGAACGGGATAAGCATTGGCGTGACCGAATTGATTATACGTTACTCTTCCTAGTGTTTTTGCTTTTATGTATAAGCGCCATGGCCATCTATGCGGGGACAACAGCTCAATATGTTTCAGATGAAGCCTATCGCCATGTCTTTGTTTTGTCACAAGCGCGTTGGATGGCAATCGGAGCTATTTTAATTGTAATCATCATGATGATTGATTACGAATATTTTAAATATTTAACAATTCCACTTTATGCGTTTGGTATGATCTTACTTTTAATTGTAGAATTTTTTGGTGTAACAGTTAATAATGCAACAAGGTGGATTGGTATAAATGGATCTGCCATTTACCAACCTTCGGAAATTATGAAGATTATTTTAGTGCTTACGTTAGCACATCTTGTTTTCTATTTGAACCGGCGCTATCCTGAACAAGGGCTAAGAGCTGATTTAATAAAATTAGGTCTTATTGTAGCAGTAAGTTTACCGCCGATCTTCTTAGTTTTAAAGCAGCCAGATCTCGGTTCAGCTCTTGTTCTTGTGTCTATTGTGGCTGTTGCAATTCTAGTTTCAAATATGTCACTAAAAATGATTTTATCCTTGGCAGGTATGGCGGCCGTTTTTGTGGCGTTCATTTTCTATCTCTTTTTTAACTATGTCGATTTACTTATTGCTTGGGAGATTTTAGAGTCGCACCAACTTGAGCGAATTTACGGTTGGCTCTACCCTGAAGAATATGCATCAAGTTATGCGATGCAAACACTAGGTGCAACGATCGGTATCGGATCTGGACAATTAACAGGTGTAGGGTTCTTAAATAGTGTTCAAGCAGCGAATGCCGCTATACCAGAAATGCATACCGATTTTATTTTTGCAGTAATTGGCGAGGAGTTTGGCTTTATCGGTTCAACCTTTGTCATTTGTGTATTCTTTCTACTTATTTATCGAATGGTCGTGCTGGCAATGGCATCTAAAGATTTATATGGTACGTATATTATTGCAGGGATAGCTGGCATGTTGACGTTTCAAATCTTTCAAAATATCGCGATGACGGTCGGGTTAATGCCTGTTACAGGAATTGCGCTTCCATTTTTAAGTTATGGAGGAAGTGCACTCATGACGAACTTGATTGCGATTGGTGTTGTGCTAAACATTGCGATGAGGCAAAAAAGCTATATGTTTGAGACCTCAAGAGAGGCAGCCAATATGGAACGCGTACGAGGATAA
- a CDS encoding TetR/AcrR family transcriptional regulator, producing the protein MSTKERIIDAALHAFSKHGFEGTTLAQIAKNVGIQKPSMYNHFKSKNELYLLISERITNQLVMKIQTTANHYEETDVETRLYAVLKHSCDFIIHEQEGVMYKRFMLFPPAELRSNVREIVQAGDQKINQVLHQLFQQGLAEERLRNIPEQMFHSAYYCLLDGLFTESFIYDDSDFQRRFKEAWTVFWYGISKEC; encoded by the coding sequence ATGAGCACAAAAGAACGAATTATTGATGCGGCTTTGCATGCATTTTCAAAGCATGGTTTTGAAGGAACGACGTTGGCCCAAATTGCAAAAAACGTAGGCATTCAAAAACCGTCCATGTACAATCATTTTAAAAGTAAAAATGAACTCTATTTACTCATCTCCGAGCGTATTACGAATCAGTTGGTTATGAAAATCCAAACGACTGCAAATCATTATGAGGAGACAGACGTGGAGACAAGGCTTTATGCCGTCCTTAAACATAGCTGTGACTTTATTATTCACGAACAAGAAGGTGTCATGTACAAACGTTTTATGCTTTTTCCTCCAGCCGAGCTCAGATCGAACGTACGAGAGATTGTTCAAGCAGGAGATCAAAAAATCAATCAGGTTCTTCACCAACTTTTTCAACAAGGCTTAGCTGAAGAGCGACTGCGAAATATCCCTGAACAGATGTTTCATTCCGCTTATTATTGTTTATTAGATGGCTTATTTACCGAAAGCTTCATTTATGATGACTCTGACTTTCAACGCCGATTCAAAGAAGCCTGGACCGTTTTCTGGTACGGGATTTCAAAAGAATGTTAA
- a CDS encoding response regulator yields the protein MNVLIAEDDYRVAMIQSEYIQSIRTFHLLGHVLNAKELFMKLESENIDLLLLDLYFPDIEREELLRQIRMKYLDLDIIVISASDDVDILQQAKRCGVVAFLQKPVDACTFKETMNNYLEEQTFLNGSHTTFSQADSMRILGGLQKETTERFPTPNLLPSGIDALTLERVYDALKREHDGLTIERTCEAIGISRTTARRYLEHLLREKDIYTQINYGEIGRPERRYCMK from the coding sequence TTGAACGTATTGATAGCGGAAGATGATTATCGAGTCGCAATGATTCAGTCAGAATATATCCAATCAATTCGTACATTTCATTTACTTGGTCATGTCCTGAATGCGAAAGAGTTGTTTATGAAATTGGAAAGTGAAAACATAGACTTGCTTTTGTTGGATCTGTATTTTCCTGATATCGAAAGAGAAGAACTTCTACGACAGATACGTATGAAGTACCTGGATCTCGATATTATCGTTATCTCAGCATCTGATGATGTTGACATCCTTCAACAAGCAAAACGATGTGGTGTAGTTGCTTTTTTACAAAAGCCGGTAGATGCGTGTACGTTTAAAGAAACAATGAACAATTATCTTGAGGAACAGACCTTTTTAAATGGTTCGCATACCACCTTTTCTCAAGCGGATTCAATGAGAATACTTGGTGGGCTTCAAAAAGAAACAACAGAACGGTTTCCAACACCAAATCTGTTACCTTCAGGAATTGATGCACTTACACTTGAGCGAGTTTATGATGCGCTTAAACGTGAGCATGACGGCTTAACAATTGAACGAACATGCGAAGCGATTGGAATTTCAAGAACCACAGCGAGACGTTATCTTGAACATCTTCTGCGTGAAAAGGATATTTACACACAAATTAATTATGGAGAAATTGGGAGACCAGAGAGGCGTTATTGTATGAAGTAA
- a CDS encoding multidrug efflux SMR transporter — translation MSWVMLIIAGIFEVVGVSGIQMISKGQKKKGFAVLIIGFIISFTLLGLAMETIPLGVAYAVWTGIGTVGSALVGMVYYNESKDRLRIFFIGLVVVAVIGLRLVS, via the coding sequence ATGAGTTGGGTAATGTTAATTATCGCAGGTATCTTTGAAGTAGTCGGAGTTAGTGGAATTCAAATGATTTCAAAAGGGCAAAAGAAAAAGGGATTCGCTGTTTTAATCATTGGATTTATTATTAGCTTTACCCTTCTTGGACTGGCAATGGAAACCATTCCGCTTGGCGTAGCGTATGCAGTTTGGACGGGGATTGGAACGGTTGGTAGTGCGCTAGTTGGCATGGTTTATTACAATGAGTCAAAAGACCGGCTTCGCATTTTCTTTATTGGGCTAGTCGTAGTGGCCGTGATTGGATTGAGGCTCGTTTCTTAG
- a CDS encoding sensor histidine kinase, whose amino-acid sequence MKKATYQYLRLKNTTIRTRVLIVFSILVFALILLFTAVHAYFERVNLDKEYMQLSRQTAHALSFMPALANGLQENDISEVQGIVDRVRLQANNPFVYVLTENGEDLLTGTKRNEQNLQPTLIFGSYITERYGSGKNEVIQSTAPIYDQVGEAEQLIGAVRVTYPLNMLEVELFARLRRNAIAGLAGIVLSLFSAWLIASSIQRDTFGHEPALVASLYKEREALLQSLNEGLCAVNQLGEVTLLNPAAKRLLQNQQVSKGVLRELGTIQAVENGLTLTDEVRLIGEKTLIVNTRPIDEGGQRAGAISSFRDFTEMKQVKETMAQLQVQSDGLRAQTHEFRNKLYVLMGLLQLNKQEDALDFIVNETNVQREQTTPLFKKIADVGVQALLLAKMAKAAERHVHLTIEDSSQLQPIDRIPTSDLSIIIGNILDNAMEAVADSEKKEVLFFASDAGDEWVFDVYDSGNGFKKGVGNLLEEGLSTKGKGRGFGLSNVHRALMKWNGLINIDHLPEEDGTMVSIYIPKERRAKS is encoded by the coding sequence ATGAAAAAAGCAACGTATCAATATCTTCGATTAAAAAACACAACCATACGTACACGCGTCCTTATTGTCTTTTCTATTCTTGTTTTTGCTCTTATTCTCCTTTTTACAGCCGTTCACGCGTATTTTGAGCGTGTAAATTTAGACAAAGAATATATGCAGTTATCCAGGCAGACTGCACATGCGCTATCCTTTATGCCCGCGTTGGCGAATGGTTTACAAGAGAATGATATTAGTGAAGTTCAAGGTATTGTGGATCGCGTTCGATTACAGGCTAATAACCCGTTTGTTTACGTTTTAACCGAAAACGGTGAAGATCTATTAACGGGAACAAAAAGAAATGAACAAAACTTACAACCAACCCTTATTTTTGGTTCTTATATCACCGAGCGTTACGGATCTGGGAAAAATGAAGTCATCCAGTCAACTGCACCAATCTATGATCAAGTAGGCGAGGCAGAGCAGTTAATCGGAGCGGTACGAGTAACGTATCCGCTTAATATGCTTGAGGTGGAGTTGTTTGCGCGATTAAGGCGGAATGCCATCGCTGGTCTAGCTGGTATCGTGTTAAGTCTATTTTCTGCTTGGCTCATTGCTTCTAGCATACAACGAGATACGTTTGGCCACGAACCAGCTTTGGTGGCATCCCTTTATAAAGAGAGAGAAGCTTTACTTCAGTCATTAAATGAAGGGCTCTGTGCGGTGAATCAGCTAGGTGAGGTAACATTGTTAAACCCAGCGGCAAAAAGACTGTTGCAAAATCAACAAGTAAGTAAAGGTGTGCTTCGGGAGCTTGGCACGATTCAAGCAGTGGAGAATGGTCTCACGCTTACTGATGAAGTACGCCTAATTGGCGAAAAAACACTTATTGTCAATACTCGTCCAATTGACGAAGGTGGTCAAAGGGCGGGCGCCATAAGTAGTTTTAGAGACTTTACAGAAATGAAACAAGTAAAAGAGACTATGGCACAGCTTCAAGTGCAATCAGATGGCCTTCGCGCGCAAACCCACGAATTTCGCAACAAGCTTTATGTTCTAATGGGATTATTGCAGCTTAACAAGCAAGAGGATGCACTAGATTTTATTGTTAATGAAACCAATGTTCAAAGAGAACAAACGACCCCACTGTTTAAGAAGATTGCTGATGTAGGGGTACAAGCATTGTTGTTAGCAAAGATGGCAAAGGCAGCGGAGAGACACGTTCATCTTACGATTGAAGACTCGAGTCAATTGCAGCCGATAGATCGCATCCCGACATCAGATTTATCTATTATTATTGGGAATATCCTAGATAATGCAATGGAGGCTGTAGCTGATTCAGAAAAAAAAGAGGTTCTCTTCTTCGCTAGTGATGCAGGAGACGAATGGGTATTTGATGTTTACGATAGTGGGAATGGGTTTAAAAAAGGTGTAGGCAATTTGTTAGAGGAAGGGTTGTCTACAAAAGGTAAAGGTAGGGGCTTTGGTCTTTCGAACGTACATCGAGCATTGATGAAATGGAATGGGTTAATAAACATAGATCATTTACCGGAAGAGGATGGAACGATGGTGTCCATTTATATTCCAAAAGAAAGGAGGGCGAAAAGTTGA